One Kaistella polysaccharea DNA segment encodes these proteins:
- a CDS encoding T9SS type A sorting domain-containing protein → MKSKIIFLKDFPTGNKLFLSFVFTLFFALFSAQQIGDYKSITSGNWETTTTWGVWNGSNYVFNNTSPSNTTKSVTIGTNTVVTVATETIVSIGELIVNGRLKLNANLNLVNGTTQNLTIKTESTAFPKAEIYWDAAVRLTIPEGAGVFIDLNSNGGALGLTSSGSNGCTNNSEFYIGTAIYAKCTGKGNTPRLFSDVNTAGGTPKAAPSSDLYLLCKGTVANITGGPNGMTSYTWTYPKNVATGPNINNTTGTSSIQNLGAVTFTAGGNHTFTLKITTPAIDGNPSVSNTQSIVIKVENIRTYTGGAWDGGSTLPKFESIIINDNYVVSTSMDVCNCTINSGKTLTVNAAKHINISNDLINNGTLHISPTAFVDVKNNVNNAGFLNVTPNSYLKVNNNITNTAPTEPGFNIQNDGNLIQVLDTGTYTGTGKFIVYRDSRMSKNNYTYWSSPVKAQKLVDFSPNTATSRFYQYITSTDLFATVGNATNFKLGKGYAIMAPSTYTEKQTFTGIFKGAAHTGTITSDENLSAAGNGYNLVGNPYPSNIDFDLLYSQNDDRIYHTAYFWTNVDPYRKGTTNGDTAYAGNGYAIYNGTGGVAATSPATSPVPGPGMTSPVPTKFIKLGQGFIVKAKVALPLKFSNSIRVETDTYFFNMSKMASKDRFWLKLTTPAENVNTILIGYVPEATNGFEWDYDSPLFAVGSDSFYSILDDEKLGIQGRAYPLDTQDVVMLGTKHFETGKYTISLSEKEGIFAGEQSIYLKDKDAKTLTDLSKGDYTFTAAAGEYTNRFEIVYLTTTMGVGNDVKKGVEVYRDGSDFVMRSSAKNITTYELYDMSGRMIMNQKTNAKEIRFGADQLLKGAYILNAQLDGGERVVRKIIK, encoded by the coding sequence ATGAAATCAAAAATTATTTTTTTAAAAGACTTTCCTACCGGGAATAAGCTTTTTCTTTCTTTCGTCTTCACCTTATTTTTTGCACTTTTTTCCGCGCAGCAAATTGGTGATTATAAATCTATTACCTCCGGTAATTGGGAGACTACAACGACTTGGGGGGTTTGGAATGGGTCAAATTACGTGTTTAACAATACTTCTCCGAGTAATACTACGAAGTCGGTAACAATTGGTACTAATACAGTCGTGACGGTTGCAACAGAAACTATTGTGAGCATTGGAGAATTAATAGTAAATGGTAGACTGAAACTAAATGCAAATTTAAATTTAGTTAACGGGACTACACAAAATTTGACTATCAAGACTGAAAGTACTGCCTTTCCAAAAGCAGAGATTTATTGGGACGCTGCTGTTCGCCTTACGATTCCTGAAGGTGCTGGAGTTTTTATTGATCTTAACAGTAATGGAGGTGCCTTAGGGCTTACAAGCAGTGGGTCTAATGGATGTACTAATAATTCTGAATTTTACATTGGAACAGCCATCTATGCCAAATGTACAGGAAAGGGGAATACGCCACGTCTATTTAGCGATGTAAACACGGCTGGAGGAACACCGAAAGCGGCGCCTTCTTCTGATTTGTATCTCCTTTGTAAGGGAACAGTAGCAAATATTACTGGAGGACCTAATGGGATGACATCGTACACATGGACCTATCCAAAAAATGTAGCTACAGGACCAAATATCAATAATACAACCGGGACATCCTCAATTCAGAACTTGGGTGCAGTAACTTTTACAGCTGGTGGAAATCATACATTTACGCTAAAAATAACAACTCCTGCAATTGATGGAAATCCATCAGTTTCTAACACCCAATCAATTGTTATCAAAGTAGAAAATATTCGTACCTACACAGGTGGTGCATGGGATGGCGGCAGTACGCTTCCAAAATTTGAATCCATAATTATAAATGATAATTACGTAGTTTCAACTTCGATGGATGTTTGTAACTGTACGATCAATTCGGGAAAAACTTTAACGGTTAATGCCGCTAAACATATCAATATAAGTAATGATTTAATCAATAATGGGACTTTACACATCTCCCCTACAGCCTTTGTTGATGTTAAAAATAACGTAAATAATGCCGGTTTCCTTAATGTGACACCGAATAGTTATTTGAAAGTTAATAACAATATCACTAATACCGCACCGACTGAGCCGGGATTCAATATTCAGAACGATGGAAATTTAATCCAGGTACTAGATACAGGAACTTATACAGGAACAGGGAAGTTTATTGTATACCGTGACTCCCGGATGTCGAAAAATAATTACACCTATTGGAGCAGTCCCGTAAAAGCACAAAAATTAGTAGATTTCTCTCCGAATACTGCTACTAGTAGATTTTATCAGTACATTACTTCAACAGATCTATTCGCCACAGTGGGCAACGCAACTAATTTTAAGCTTGGAAAAGGGTATGCTATAATGGCACCAAGTACGTATACAGAAAAGCAAACCTTTACCGGTATTTTCAAGGGAGCTGCTCACACCGGAACTATTACGAGTGATGAAAATCTGTCCGCAGCAGGAAATGGTTATAACTTAGTTGGAAATCCTTACCCTTCAAATATTGATTTCGATTTATTGTATAGTCAAAACGATGATAGGATATATCATACTGCTTATTTCTGGACGAATGTAGATCCGTATAGAAAAGGAACAACCAATGGTGATACTGCTTACGCAGGAAATGGATATGCAATTTATAACGGAACAGGAGGTGTGGCTGCTACGTCTCCTGCTACCTCTCCAGTTCCTGGACCTGGTATGACCTCGCCTGTACCCACCAAATTTATTAAATTGGGGCAAGGATTTATCGTAAAAGCAAAAGTTGCACTACCACTTAAATTTAGTAACTCAATCCGGGTTGAAACTGACACTTACTTCTTCAACATGAGTAAAATGGCCTCTAAAGACCGTTTCTGGTTGAAATTAACAACACCAGCAGAAAATGTAAATACTATTTTAATAGGATATGTTCCTGAGGCGACCAATGGTTTTGAATGGGATTATGATTCGCCACTTTTTGCTGTAGGTTCAGATTCGTTCTACAGTATTTTAGATGACGAAAAGTTGGGAATTCAAGGCCGTGCTTATCCACTGGACACTCAAGATGTAGTGATGCTAGGAACCAAACATTTTGAAACGGGGAAATACACCATCAGTTTAAGTGAAAAAGAAGGTATTTTTGCCGGGGAACAAAGTATTTACCTAAAAGATAAAGACGCGAAAACATTAACTGATTTAAGCAAAGGTGATTATACCTTCACCGCAGCGGCCGGTGAGTACACCAACCGTTTTGAAATTGTATACTTAACAACTACCATGGGAGTAGGGAATGATGTTAAAAAAGGAGTAGAGGTTTACCGTGATGGTTCTGACTTCGTCATGAGATCTTCTGCGAAAAACATTACAACCTACGAATTGTATGATATGAGTGGCAGAATGATCATGAATCAGAAAACGAATGCAAAAGAAATTCGTTTCGGTGCAGATCAATTGCTGAAAGGTGCTTATATTCTAAATGCGCAGCTGGACGGTGGCGAACGCGTGGTTAGAAAAATAATCAAATAA